One Thermicanus aegyptius DSM 12793 DNA segment encodes these proteins:
- a CDS encoding IS1634 family transposase produces MYIRRVSRKNKNGSTTAYLQLAHNEWDPIAKHAKAKVIYSFGREDEIDRSVLERLVQSIARYLTPEAALQAQNAIGETAQFLFQSSKRLGGAWLLHQLWHKIGLDVILEKLFSDRKHQASIERLIFAMVANRALNPSSKLAMEDWVKEDVYLPGISEVSSQQLYRAMDELLDVQSELEHQVYCSVSDLLNLEVDLLYFDTTSSYFEVDPFDVPEDDTLRKQGFSKDKRPDLVQVVIGLAVTRQGIPIRSWVWPGNTSDMSVVDQVKRDLVGWKLGRVISVMDRGFSSEDNLRTLQRTGGHYIVGEKMRSGKETTDAAMSRKGRYHHVRENLQVKDIVVGDGEARKRYVLVHNPREAERDRLRREQMIDHLQVELNALKQLSGQAHTKATCKLRSHPTYGKYLRQLKDGTLKLDKQAIRDAEKYDGKYLIRTSDDTLSAEDVALGYKQLVDVEDAFRTLKTTLELRPMFHRLEERIRAHILLSWLALLLVRIVEVETGETWSAFRKELDRIHLGHFSSKNGDVYQSTELTAKQRKTFDTLGIEAPPRFLEIQPKS; encoded by the coding sequence ATGTACATACGCCGCGTTTCTCGAAAAAATAAAAATGGATCCACAACCGCTTACCTCCAATTAGCACACAATGAATGGGATCCCATCGCTAAACACGCCAAAGCCAAGGTCATTTATTCGTTCGGTCGGGAAGATGAAATCGATCGCTCAGTCCTGGAACGCTTGGTGCAAAGCATCGCCCGCTATCTTACGCCGGAAGCGGCTTTGCAAGCACAGAATGCGATCGGCGAAACGGCCCAGTTCCTGTTCCAGTCCAGCAAACGTCTGGGTGGGGCCTGGTTGCTCCATCAACTGTGGCACAAGATCGGCCTGGATGTAATCCTCGAGAAACTGTTCAGCGATCGCAAGCATCAAGCGTCGATTGAACGTCTGATCTTCGCCATGGTGGCGAATCGGGCGCTGAATCCCTCGAGCAAGCTGGCCATGGAAGATTGGGTGAAGGAAGATGTGTATCTGCCAGGCATAAGCGAGGTAAGCAGTCAGCAACTGTACCGGGCGATGGATGAACTGCTGGACGTTCAGTCGGAGCTGGAGCACCAGGTGTATTGCTCTGTCTCAGATTTGCTGAATCTGGAGGTCGATCTGCTCTACTTCGACACCACCTCCTCTTACTTCGAAGTCGATCCGTTCGATGTACCGGAAGACGACACTTTGCGCAAGCAGGGATTTTCGAAGGACAAACGTCCGGATCTGGTTCAGGTCGTCATCGGATTGGCTGTCACCCGTCAAGGAATTCCGATCCGCTCGTGGGTATGGCCGGGCAATACGTCGGATATGTCCGTCGTCGATCAGGTCAAGCGCGACTTGGTCGGCTGGAAACTCGGCAGAGTGATCAGCGTCATGGATCGGGGATTCTCCTCCGAAGACAACTTGCGCACATTGCAGCGCACAGGCGGCCATTATATTGTTGGGGAGAAAATGCGATCCGGCAAAGAAACGACGGACGCAGCGATGAGCCGCAAAGGCCGATACCATCATGTTCGCGAGAATCTGCAAGTCAAGGACATCGTCGTCGGTGATGGAGAAGCACGCAAGCGCTATGTCTTGGTTCACAATCCCAGGGAAGCTGAGCGGGATCGCCTTCGCCGTGAACAGATGATCGACCACCTGCAAGTGGAACTGAATGCACTCAAGCAGTTGAGCGGCCAAGCCCATACGAAGGCAACGTGTAAGTTGCGCTCCCATCCGACCTACGGAAAGTATTTGCGCCAGCTCAAGGACGGGACGCTCAAGCTGGATAAGCAGGCGATCCGCGATGCGGAGAAGTACGACGGCAAGTATTTGATCCGAACTTCGGATGACACGCTTTCCGCGGAAGATGTGGCGCTTGGCTACAAGCAACTCGTCGATGTGGAGGATGCGTTCCGTACGCTGAAGACGACACTAGAACTTCGCCCGATGTTTCATCGTCTGGAGGAGCGCATTCGCGCGCATATTCTACTCAGTTGGCTGGCGTTGCTGCTGGTGCGCATTGTCGAGGTGGAAACCGGCGAAACTTGGAGTGCATTTCGCAAGGAACTGGATCGCATCCATCTCGGACATTTTTCTTCGAAAAACGGAGACGTGTACCAGAGCACCGAATTGACCGCCAAACAACGAAAAACCTTTGATACGCTTGGGATTGAGGCTCCTCCGAGGTTCCTCGAAATCCAACCCAAGTCATAG
- a CDS encoding HAD family hydrolase, whose product MIFFDLDDTLLDFKKAERNAIKAFYRQFGGRLKRSEEKFVEDWMEIGKIHFNRFLRGELTFEQQKIERMMDLLSGTDIEINRDRALEYFGIYLHHFEENWISFEDVVSCLDSLKGYKLGIITNGDPVQQRRKLEKLRISDYFQVVVASGDIGVSKPDPEIFLEACKVARRKPEQCIMIGDSLETDVLACEKVGMKGVWLNRKNDERHARTIRSLTEIHQYLG is encoded by the coding sequence ATGATATTTTTTGATCTGGATGACACCCTGTTGGATTTCAAAAAAGCGGAACGAAATGCCATAAAAGCGTTCTATCGTCAATTCGGCGGCAGACTGAAACGGTCTGAGGAAAAGTTTGTCGAAGATTGGATGGAAATCGGCAAAATTCACTTCAATCGATTTTTGCGCGGAGAACTTACATTTGAACAGCAGAAGATCGAGCGGATGATGGATCTTCTTTCGGGAACCGATATTGAAATAAACCGGGATCGTGCACTGGAATATTTCGGGATATACCTTCATCATTTTGAAGAAAACTGGATTTCGTTTGAGGATGTTGTCTCCTGTTTGGATTCATTGAAGGGCTATAAACTCGGGATCATCACAAATGGCGATCCAGTTCAGCAACGAAGAAAACTGGAAAAGCTCCGGATATCGGATTATTTTCAAGTTGTCGTTGCTTCCGGGGATATTGGCGTATCAAAGCCTGATCCCGAGATCTTCCTGGAGGCCTGCAAGGTTGCTCGGCGAAAGCCGGAGCAGTGTATCATGATCGGCGATAGTTTGGAAACCGATGTATTGGCTTGCGAGAAGGTTGGAATGAAAGGCGTCTGGCTGAATCGCAAGAATGATGAACGTCATGCCAGAACCATAAGAAGTCTGACGGAGATTCATCAATATTTGGGATGA
- a CDS encoding leucine-rich repeat protein → MKVESRFLAKCAWMLAFVTLLAVGSHAGQVRADELVFEGFHYIVLGSNEAVITGYDGADTEVDIPETINGLTVTKIGDRAFDRTSNPNKLTKVTIPNSVTKIGTYTFANNQLTSVTIPDSVTEIGPYAFNRNQLTSVTIPDSVTTIGSSAFANNQLKSVKLSNNMTTIAFDLFYNNQLTSVTIPDSVTEIGIGAFRSNQLTSVTIPDSVRKIDQMAFYNNELTSVTIPDSVTEIGGFAFYSNQLTSVTIPENVGYIDYRAFAYNLISIVVIEGDHTTFGIDVFAPSGKWNSSVNIIAPEKYATQFAGTYPFIPIESIDPSDIAFNPDGSGHVWVRSAKTQVTVNSSFMGAYYQWSESDALPVWDSADPASENWTSFNSGAEILAPDKTGIWYLHVMAEIEVDNGRTGHWSRHSEPFYIDVSSPSIRLSAPQAPTNQAVSVTVEVEDQDGDLAEVKYEDGQHDQTYFASGKGTPLDLSDPSTLNAQILVTDNGWLSVYAKDQAGHEAVQQIEITNINRVKPVITLRGDAAMQAPLGSAFADPGYTATDDLDGDVTARVVVSGDRVDTAKLGTYTILYDVTDSAGNAADQVRRTVRVYDPSAGSGGESGGGSGGGSGGGSGGGSGGGSVLPLNQWFVAAGEGKTIRLGNDFVLSIPAGTTEQPLFVTITKAADAASAGEGQTFASAVFEIAGDKPVPLGKPVTISIKFDPAKSEDNRKVSIFYYDEEQQKWISMGGKVEGEWVTAETDRFAKFAILATEAEKEPPIETPPATPAPSFTDIAGHWGESFIREAAAKSWVKGYPDGTFRPNHPITRAEFLVMLVQALGLGDTKGTAAGASGSKAPPFADKDRIAKWAKEAVALAVEKGIVSGYADGSFRPDKPVTRAEMAVMIARALGMADRNVVRTDFTDDEAIPAWAKGAAEALRETGIVLGRDGLRFAPGATATRVEAVVMLLRALEVRK, encoded by the coding sequence ATGAAGGTCGAATCGCGTTTTCTCGCCAAGTGCGCATGGATGCTTGCATTCGTGACGCTGCTGGCCGTTGGCTCGCACGCGGGACAGGTGAGGGCCGACGAATTGGTGTTTGAAGGTTTTCATTACATTGTTTTGGGGTCTAATGAGGCGGTAATTACGGGATACGATGGAGCCGACACGGAAGTGGACATTCCCGAAACGATCAACGGACTGACCGTGACCAAAATCGGGGATAGGGCATTTGATCGTACCTCTAATCCAAACAAGCTGACAAAGGTGACGATTCCGAACAGCGTCACGAAGATTGGTACATATACTTTTGCCAATAATCAACTCACCAGCGTGACCATCCCGGACAGCGTAACAGAGATTGGCCCATATGCTTTTAACCGTAATCAACTCACCAGTGTGACCATTCCGGACAGCGTGACAACGATAGGCAGTTCTGCGTTTGCCAACAACCAGCTCAAAAGCGTGAAACTTTCGAACAATATGACAACGATTGCGTTTGATCTCTTTTACAATAATCAACTCACCAGCGTGACGATTCCGGACAGCGTCACGGAGATCGGCATTGGGGCTTTTCGGTCCAACCAACTCACCAGCGTGACGATTCCGGACAGCGTCAGGAAGATTGACCAAATGGCTTTTTACAATAATGAACTCACCAGCGTGACCATTCCGGACAGCGTCACGGAGATTGGCGGTTTTGCTTTTTACAGTAATCAACTCACCAGCGTGACCATTCCGGAGAATGTCGGTTATATCGATTATAGAGCCTTCGCATATAACCTGATATCGATTGTGGTGATTGAGGGAGATCACACAACCTTTGGCATAGATGTATTTGCCCCTTCTGGCAAATGGAATTCCTCCGTAAACATCATCGCTCCCGAAAAATATGCAACTCAATTTGCCGGCACTTATCCATTTATCCCCATCGAGTCCATAGATCCGAGCGACATCGCGTTCAATCCGGACGGGAGCGGACACGTCTGGGTGCGAAGCGCGAAGACACAGGTAACGGTAAATTCCTCGTTCATGGGCGCGTATTATCAGTGGAGCGAATCTGACGCGCTGCCCGTATGGGATTCCGCAGATCCGGCTTCCGAAAACTGGACTTCTTTCAACAGCGGGGCCGAAATCCTCGCGCCTGATAAGACGGGCATCTGGTATTTGCACGTCATGGCCGAGATCGAAGTTGACAATGGCAGGACCGGACATTGGTCCCGTCATTCCGAACCGTTCTACATCGACGTCTCTTCTCCGAGCATCCGCTTGAGCGCTCCGCAAGCCCCGACCAATCAGGCTGTCAGCGTTACAGTAGAAGTTGAAGACCAAGATGGCGACTTGGCTGAGGTCAAATATGAAGACGGTCAGCACGATCAAACGTACTTTGCAAGCGGCAAAGGCACTCCGCTGGATCTGTCGGATCCGTCGACCCTGAACGCGCAAATCCTCGTAACGGACAACGGCTGGCTCAGTGTCTATGCGAAAGATCAGGCCGGCCACGAGGCGGTTCAACAAATCGAGATCACGAACATCAATCGCGTCAAACCCGTTATTACCTTGCGCGGCGACGCGGCGATGCAGGCGCCGCTGGGTTCCGCCTTTGCAGACCCGGGCTACACCGCCACGGATGACTTGGACGGCGACGTCACGGCCAGGGTGGTCGTCTCCGGCGATAGGGTCGATACGGCCAAGTTGGGGACGTATACGATTCTGTATGACGTGACGGATTCGGCGGGCAACGCCGCGGACCAGGTACGGCGCACGGTGCGCGTCTATGACCCTTCCGCGGGAAGTGGAGGAGAAAGCGGGGGAGGAAGCGGAGGAGGAAGCGGAGGAGGAAGCGGAGGAGGAAGCGGAGGAGGTTCAGTTCTGCCTCTGAACCAGTGGTTCGTTGCCGCGGGGGAAGGGAAAACGATCCGCTTGGGGAATGATTTCGTCCTTTCAATCCCGGCTGGCACCACTGAACAACCCCTGTTCGTGACCATCACGAAAGCGGCCGATGCGGCATCGGCCGGCGAGGGGCAGACCTTCGCCAGCGCCGTGTTCGAGATTGCCGGAGACAAGCCCGTTCCTCTCGGGAAACCAGTGACAATCTCGATCAAGTTTGATCCCGCCAAATCGGAAGACAACCGGAAGGTCTCCATCTTCTACTATGACGAAGAACAGCAGAAGTGGATCAGCATGGGCGGCAAGGTGGAGGGCGAATGGGTGACGGCGGAGACGGACCGTTTCGCGAAGTTTGCCATTCTGGCGACCGAAGCGGAGAAAGAGCCGCCAATCGAGACGCCTCCGGCAACACCGGCGCCGAGCTTTACCGACATCGCCGGCCACTGGGGGGAATCGTTCATTCGGGAAGCGGCGGCGAAAAGTTGGGTGAAAGGCTATCCGGACGGGACATTCCGGCCGAACCACCCCATCACCCGCGCCGAGTTTCTCGTCATGCTGGTTCAGGCCCTGGGGCTGGGTGATACCAAGGGAACAGCCGCCGGCGCATCCGGCTCCAAGGCGCCGCCCTTCGCCGATAAGGACCGGATCGCTAAGTGGGCCAAGGAAGCGGTGGCGCTGGCCGTTGAGAAAGGCATCGTGTCCGGGTACGCAGACGGCAGCTTCCGCCCGGATAAGCCCGTCACCCGCGCGGAGATGGCGGTGATGATCGCCAGAGCACTGGGGATGGCCGACCGCAACGTGGTACGGACCGACTTTACCGATGACGAAGCCATTCCGGCCTGGGCGAAAGGCGCGGCGGAAGCGCTGCGGGAAACGGGCATTGTCCTCGGCCGCGACGGTTTGCGCTTCGCGCCCGGCGCTACCGCCACGCGGGTCGAAGCCGTGGTGATGCTGCTTCGGGCGTTGGAGGTTCGGAAATAA
- the istB gene encoding IS21-like element helper ATPase IstB: MSAVIDVRERLAELGLEHAATILEDALRRATRDKSDYLTFVQTLLDYERAKRRQRNLEVRTKLAHLPYRKTLEEFDFSFQPSIDERMVRELATMTFVGRQENVMLLGPPGVGKSHLAVALGVEAIRQGLSVYFVSLTRMMSDLRKAYEENLLDRRMRVYLRPKLVIVDEVGYMPLDAVAANLFFHIVSARYERGSLVITSNKSFGEWGELPGDRALATAVLDRLLHHAHILNIRGNSYRLKERRQLADKET, translated from the coding sequence GTGAGTGCCGTGATTGACGTTCGCGAACGCCTGGCCGAACTGGGACTGGAACACGCGGCGACGATTCTGGAGGATGCGTTGCGGAGGGCCACACGCGATAAAAGCGACTACCTGACCTTTGTGCAGACGCTGCTCGATTACGAGCGCGCAAAGCGGAGGCAGCGTAATCTCGAAGTGCGGACGAAGCTGGCGCACTTGCCCTATCGCAAAACGCTGGAGGAATTCGACTTTTCGTTTCAGCCCAGCATTGATGAGCGGATGGTTCGGGAATTGGCGACGATGACGTTTGTGGGAAGGCAAGAAAACGTGATGTTGCTCGGGCCTCCCGGCGTTGGTAAGAGCCATCTGGCTGTGGCGCTCGGTGTGGAAGCGATCCGGCAAGGGCTGTCGGTCTATTTCGTCAGTCTGACCCGGATGATGAGCGACTTACGCAAGGCGTACGAGGAGAATCTCCTGGATCGCCGCATGCGCGTCTACCTTCGACCGAAACTGGTCATCGTGGATGAGGTCGGGTATATGCCGCTGGACGCGGTGGCCGCCAACTTGTTCTTTCACATCGTGAGCGCACGTTACGAACGTGGAAGCCTTGTCATCACGAGCAACAAAAGCTTCGGCGAATGGGGCGAGCTGCCAGGGGATCGCGCACTGGCAACGGCCGTGCTAGATCGGCTGTTACACCATGCGCACATCCTGAACATTCGCGGCAACAGCTACCGCCTGAAAGAACGGCGGCAACTTGCCGACAAGGAAACTTGA
- a CDS encoding response regulator transcription factor, whose amino-acid sequence MEKIRILLVEDDPVWQHALAAYLGKQPDFCLVHAAATKEEALSIFQQTEVDVVLIDIVLTPGKYDGLDAALDMLRQKPAVKMMMLTSVEESEVILDAFTAGAVNYIPKTKYEKLPEAIRQAHQNVTVIPEEVAGVILGELHRLRQSELQQRITSMEKEILQLLAQGYTRSGIAEYLQISTNTVRTHIRHIMKKLGATSGQEAAQIAKRKGLF is encoded by the coding sequence TTGGAGAAAATCAGAATTTTGCTCGTGGAGGATGATCCGGTGTGGCAACACGCTTTGGCCGCGTATTTGGGGAAACAACCGGATTTTTGTCTGGTGCATGCCGCGGCAACCAAGGAAGAAGCCCTTTCGATCTTCCAACAGACGGAAGTGGATGTCGTTCTTATAGATATCGTGCTGACTCCCGGAAAGTACGACGGGCTGGATGCGGCTTTGGACATGTTGCGACAAAAACCGGCTGTCAAAATGATGATGCTGACTTCCGTGGAAGAAAGTGAAGTGATTCTGGATGCCTTCACCGCCGGGGCCGTCAATTATATCCCAAAGACGAAATATGAAAAACTTCCGGAAGCGATCCGTCAGGCCCATCAAAACGTGACGGTGATCCCGGAAGAAGTGGCGGGCGTGATCCTGGGGGAATTGCACCGGCTGAGACAAAGTGAATTGCAGCAACGGATCACATCCATGGAAAAAGAAATTCTTCAATTACTGGCCCAGGGATATACCCGATCCGGCATTGCCGAATATCTGCAAATATCAACGAACACCGTCAGAACCCATATTCGACATATCATGAAGAAATTGGGGGCCACCTCGGGCCAGGAAGCGGCGCAAATCGCGAAACGAAAAGGGCTGTTTTAA
- a CDS encoding sensor histidine kinase: protein MVLVLIVLWTLAAILLITNPKYEAARWISLTLFVAGGGALSLTITENILPYLHHFQIGTNALELILFKIHLAGSFLNLVGTPYCFLMFAICYSELFRERIKKVISFLLFLPIPVMFWITPFAPDIQPDYRMYFVWCVPYFIIGTLLLLYSTRIEKNGWFRRDRMHTNILVIPPVVFQATALYTTEAFFPGWPEIWRYAPVVIGVMFFTFLLLSKHGILGVRFRFEKNSLHHALRATTAGTSIINHAIKNEMGKIKIMAELIQSAAAANHQTEIQQYGRAILDSSEHLLTLVSRIQSQLRDDEVKKRWCNLEDIIQMSLSHIRPYLEQKQFQVIVDSTGNTSVFCDEVLIREVLKNLFTNAMEAMEERGRLYLSLYETQKHVIVEVMDNGVGISPEDLPHVMEPFYSTKKESGNFGLGLSFCYNVMQKHEGFIEVESVLNEGTTVTLFFPKPKNRSNPEC from the coding sequence ATGGTATTAGTTCTTATTGTATTATGGACGTTGGCTGCCATATTGCTCATTACCAATCCCAAATATGAAGCGGCCAGGTGGATCTCGCTTACGCTTTTTGTCGCCGGCGGCGGAGCACTTTCCCTAACCATTACGGAAAACATATTGCCGTATTTGCATCATTTTCAGATTGGCACAAACGCTTTGGAGCTGATCTTGTTCAAAATCCATTTGGCGGGTTCCTTTCTGAATCTGGTGGGAACCCCTTATTGTTTCCTGATGTTCGCGATTTGTTACTCTGAATTGTTTCGGGAGAGAATCAAAAAAGTCATCTCCTTCCTATTATTTTTACCGATTCCCGTCATGTTTTGGATCACTCCCTTTGCTCCGGACATTCAGCCGGATTACCGGATGTATTTCGTTTGGTGCGTTCCATATTTCATCATCGGAACGCTTCTTTTGCTGTACAGTACGAGAATCGAAAAAAACGGTTGGTTCAGGCGGGACCGAATGCATACGAATATTTTGGTGATTCCGCCCGTGGTGTTTCAGGCGACAGCCCTCTATACGACGGAGGCTTTCTTTCCCGGGTGGCCCGAAATCTGGAGATATGCGCCCGTGGTGATCGGAGTGATGTTTTTCACTTTTTTGCTGTTGTCCAAGCATGGCATTCTCGGTGTCCGCTTTCGGTTTGAAAAAAACAGTTTGCATCATGCTCTTCGGGCGACAACAGCGGGAACGTCCATCATCAACCATGCAATAAAAAATGAGATGGGGAAGATTAAAATCATGGCAGAACTGATTCAATCCGCTGCCGCAGCCAACCACCAAACGGAAATCCAGCAATATGGCCGCGCCATTTTGGATTCTTCGGAACATTTGCTTACGTTGGTTTCCCGCATTCAAAGCCAACTTCGGGACGACGAAGTGAAAAAACGATGGTGCAACCTGGAAGACATCATCCAAATGAGCCTGTCGCATATCCGGCCTTATTTGGAACAGAAACAATTTCAGGTAATCGTAGATTCGACGGGAAACACTTCGGTGTTTTGTGACGAAGTGTTGATCCGGGAAGTATTGAAAAATCTTTTCACCAACGCGATGGAGGCGATGGAAGAAAGGGGGAGGCTGTACCTTTCTCTTTATGAGACGCAAAAACACGTCATTGTGGAAGTCATGGACAACGGGGTAGGTATTTCACCGGAAGATTTGCCGCATGTGATGGAACCGTTTTATTCGACCAAGAAGGAATCCGGAAATTTTGGATTGGGATTGTCATTTTGCTACAACGTCATGCAAAAACATGAGGGGTTTATTGAGGTTGAAAGTGTTTTAAACGAAGGCACGACGGTGACGCTCTTTTTTCCAAAGCCGAAAAACAGGTCTAATCCCGAGTGTTGA
- a CDS encoding nitrite reductase: MGFVKFAVTPGFEVGGTLFKPEHLAALGATVGENAKIELTAFKQLYVEVDEARAEEIKEKLKEAGLQIHPAGFVTKSLIACNFCRGAEDAGLDVARSLDEAISGHEVPSPLKIGYAGCALGTSEPLLKDIGIVKMRDTYDIYVGGDGKSLKPTLGVLFLSGLTEQQLVPVVRKLIELFRQNGKKKEKFSRFLERMTIEKVREAVS, from the coding sequence ATGGGCTTTGTGAAGTTCGCGGTCACTCCCGGATTTGAAGTCGGGGGAACCTTATTTAAACCGGAGCATTTAGCTGCTCTAGGGGCCACGGTTGGGGAAAACGCCAAAATCGAATTAACCGCATTCAAGCAGCTATATGTCGAAGTGGACGAAGCAAGAGCAGAGGAAATCAAAGAAAAACTGAAGGAAGCGGGTTTGCAAATCCACCCCGCAGGATTTGTAACGAAGAGCCTTATTGCTTGTAATTTTTGCCGCGGCGCAGAAGACGCCGGTTTGGATGTGGCGCGATCGCTGGATGAAGCGATTTCCGGCCATGAAGTGCCGAGTCCTCTGAAAATCGGGTATGCCGGCTGCGCGTTAGGCACGAGCGAGCCTTTATTAAAAGATATTGGGATCGTCAAAATGAGAGACACCTACGATATTTATGTCGGCGGCGACGGCAAATCGCTGAAACCGACGCTAGGTGTATTGTTCCTTTCGGGGTTAACGGAGCAACAGCTGGTTCCAGTCGTACGCAAACTCATCGAGTTGTTCCGGCAAAATGGGAAAAAGAAAGAAAAATTCTCCAGGTTTTTAGAACGCATGACCATAGAGAAAGTAAGAGAGGCTGTGAGTTAA